Proteins co-encoded in one Spirosoma endbachense genomic window:
- a CDS encoding DUF1501 domain-containing protein: MEKEILEHGLNFNRRRFLSRLSLGLGSAALGSLLIPDLFSGRGVDEEGLTPGIPHFAPKAKRVIYLFQNGAPSQQELFDFKPKLCEMLGEELPPSIRAGQRLTGMTANQKAFPLVGSFVDFKQYGQSGAWISDLLPYTAKVVDDLCIVKSMYTEAINHDPALTFLQTGSQQGNRPSMGAWLSYGLGNENKNLPNFTVLLSRGIGNGQGVYSKLWSNGFLDSIHQGVQFSKGEDPVLYLRDPEGMNRQDRREMLDNLAQLNDLSYQEFGDPEITAKVKQYEMAYRMQTAVPEVMDLSKEPDDIIKLYGPDCLVPGTFAANCLLARKLSENGVRFVQLYHQGWDQHGNLPFEIAKQAKDVDQASAALVTDLKQRGLLDETLVIWGGEFGRTSYTQGKLTKDNYGRDHHPRCFTIWMAGGGIKPGIVYGETDEVGYNIVNNPVHVHDFQATVLHQLGLNHEKLIFKHLGRRYRLTDVSGKVIPGLIA, encoded by the coding sequence ATGGAAAAAGAAATTTTGGAACACGGCCTGAATTTTAACCGGCGTCGTTTTCTATCCCGATTAAGCTTAGGATTAGGCAGTGCGGCATTGGGTTCGTTGCTGATTCCTGATCTGTTCAGCGGACGTGGCGTTGATGAAGAGGGATTGACGCCGGGCATTCCGCATTTCGCACCCAAAGCAAAACGGGTTATCTATTTATTCCAGAACGGGGCGCCGTCGCAACAGGAATTATTTGATTTCAAGCCCAAACTATGCGAAATGTTGGGCGAAGAACTACCGCCTTCGATTCGCGCCGGGCAGCGGCTAACGGGCATGACCGCCAATCAGAAGGCGTTTCCGTTGGTTGGATCTTTCGTCGATTTTAAACAATATGGCCAGTCTGGGGCCTGGATAAGCGATTTGCTGCCCTACACGGCTAAGGTGGTGGATGATCTTTGCATCGTGAAGTCGATGTATACCGAGGCTATTAACCACGACCCGGCATTAACGTTCCTGCAAACCGGCTCGCAACAGGGCAACCGACCCAGCATGGGTGCCTGGCTGAGTTATGGGCTGGGCAACGAAAACAAAAATCTGCCCAACTTCACCGTCCTGCTTTCCCGCGGCATTGGCAACGGACAGGGTGTTTATTCGAAACTCTGGTCGAATGGGTTTCTGGATTCCATTCATCAGGGTGTTCAGTTCAGCAAGGGCGAAGATCCGGTGCTTTATCTGCGCGACCCGGAAGGCATGAACCGGCAGGATCGCCGGGAAATGCTCGATAACCTGGCTCAACTGAACGACCTTTCGTATCAGGAGTTTGGCGATCCGGAAATAACGGCCAAAGTAAAGCAATACGAAATGGCATACCGGATGCAAACAGCCGTTCCCGAAGTCATGGACCTGTCGAAAGAGCCGGACGATATCATTAAGCTCTATGGTCCGGATTGCCTGGTGCCTGGTACATTTGCGGCTAACTGCTTGCTAGCCCGCAAGTTATCGGAAAATGGCGTGCGGTTTGTGCAGTTATATCATCAGGGTTGGGATCAGCACGGCAATCTTCCATTCGAAATAGCGAAACAGGCTAAAGACGTCGATCAGGCGTCGGCTGCTTTAGTCACTGACCTGAAACAGCGCGGTTTGCTGGACGAAACGCTCGTGATCTGGGGGGGAGAGTTTGGCCGGACCAGCTATACTCAGGGCAAATTGACCAAAGACAATTACGGTCGTGACCATCATCCGCGTTGCTTTACGATCTGGATGGCGGGCGGTGGTATCAAACCCGGAATTGTCTACGGCGAAACCGACGAGGTGGGGTATAACATCGTCAACAATCCAGTCCACGTTCATGATTTTCAGGCCACCGTGCTGCACCAGTTAGGTCTTAATCATGAGAAATTGATTTTCAAACATTTGGGCCGCCGATACCGGTTGACAGACGTTTCCGGGAAAGTAATTCCAGGCCTCATTGCCTAA
- a CDS encoding PSD1 and planctomycete cytochrome C domain-containing protein, with translation MRTMSYYLFTVIAGIGWCFQSCTSSSSKMTENAQLPDVVSYNFDIRPILSDKCLACHGPDANKRQAGLRLDVAESAYKALKEHPSAHALVPGKPELSQVFLRITSEDTATLMPPPASNLKLSSHEIKLIEKWIKQGATYQKHWAFVAPKKPVLPVVNQTEWPKNEIDRFILHKLEQNGLTPNAEADKERLLKRLSLDLLGLPPSLLMMDQFLADKSPKAYEKAVDQLLSNPAYGEKMALHWLDLARYADSHGYQDDGYRTQWPWRDWVIHAFNQNKPYDEFVTWQLAGDLLPASTKEQLLATGFNRNHKITEEGGVIQEEYRIMYVTDRNDMFGKGLLGVTLECAHCHDHKYDPFSQKEYYQMFAFFNNIKEVGMESVIGGPDTYAKKPLMEISDKDVKDILSFVNKRDTNQLIVSVMGDQDTLRKTFVLKRGVYDAPGEEVQPGTPKAILPFNSSYPKNRLGLAKWLFDRQNPLTARVYVNLLWQEFFGKGIVKTSGDFGMQGELPSHPELLDWLAVDFMDHGWDIKRLVKQMVMSATYRQSAVVTPEKLQTDPDNRLLARGPRYRIPAEFIRDLVLSSSGLLNGTIGGPSVKPYQPPGLWEGSTSGRGLLSMYTQDHGSKLYRRGMYTLIKRTSPPPSMAIFDASNRDLCEVKRLKTNTPLQALVMLNDPAVLEASRVLAARLLAEKGAINDKINKAFRLIVSRKPTEKEVTILASYYEKERQKIDRKKAEKVIAVGEYPIPASIDKSKLAALMRVVTTIYNLEETITKS, from the coding sequence ATGAGAACAATGTCTTATTATCTGTTTACTGTGATTGCGGGAATTGGCTGGTGTTTCCAGTCCTGCACGTCCAGTTCGTCAAAAATGACTGAAAATGCGCAGCTACCGGACGTAGTTAGCTATAATTTTGACATCCGGCCTATTCTGTCCGATAAATGCCTGGCCTGCCACGGTCCGGATGCCAATAAGCGCCAGGCAGGCTTGCGGCTCGATGTGGCAGAAAGTGCCTATAAAGCCCTAAAAGAGCATCCGTCTGCGCATGCGTTGGTACCTGGTAAACCCGAACTGTCGCAGGTCTTTTTGCGGATTACCTCCGAAGATACAGCCACCTTAATGCCCCCCCCGGCATCGAATCTGAAACTGTCTTCACATGAAATCAAGCTCATTGAGAAATGGATCAAGCAGGGAGCCACTTATCAAAAGCACTGGGCCTTTGTTGCGCCAAAGAAACCTGTACTTCCGGTAGTTAATCAGACGGAATGGCCTAAAAATGAGATCGATCGGTTCATTCTGCACAAGCTGGAGCAGAACGGCCTGACACCAAACGCAGAAGCCGACAAAGAACGGTTGCTGAAACGGCTCAGTCTGGATTTGCTCGGCCTGCCGCCCAGCCTGCTTATGATGGATCAGTTTCTGGCCGACAAAAGCCCAAAAGCCTATGAGAAAGCGGTTGATCAGTTGTTAAGTAACCCGGCCTATGGCGAAAAAATGGCGCTGCACTGGCTGGATCTGGCCCGTTACGCCGATTCACATGGCTATCAGGACGATGGCTACCGTACGCAGTGGCCCTGGCGCGACTGGGTGATCCATGCGTTCAACCAAAATAAGCCTTACGATGAGTTCGTTACCTGGCAATTGGCCGGTGACTTACTACCGGCCTCGACTAAAGAGCAATTGCTGGCTACGGGCTTCAATCGGAATCATAAAATAACTGAAGAAGGGGGTGTTATTCAGGAAGAATACCGGATCATGTACGTCACCGATCGGAACGACATGTTTGGCAAGGGCCTGCTGGGCGTTACACTGGAATGTGCTCATTGTCACGATCATAAGTACGATCCGTTCTCCCAGAAGGAATACTACCAGATGTTCGCTTTTTTTAATAACATCAAGGAAGTCGGTATGGAATCGGTTATTGGCGGCCCCGATACATATGCCAAGAAACCCTTGATGGAAATCAGCGATAAGGATGTAAAAGATATTCTGTCGTTTGTGAATAAGCGCGATACCAATCAACTGATCGTATCCGTCATGGGCGACCAGGATACCCTTCGAAAAACCTTCGTGCTCAAACGGGGTGTATATGATGCGCCTGGCGAAGAAGTACAGCCCGGAACGCCCAAAGCCATCTTACCCTTTAACAGCAGCTACCCCAAAAATCGGCTGGGATTGGCCAAGTGGCTGTTCGACAGGCAGAACCCTCTGACGGCGCGGGTTTACGTAAACCTGTTATGGCAGGAGTTTTTTGGAAAAGGAATCGTTAAAACATCGGGTGATTTCGGCATGCAGGGCGAGCTACCTTCGCACCCCGAGCTGCTGGACTGGCTGGCGGTCGATTTTATGGATCACGGATGGGATATTAAACGGCTGGTGAAGCAGATGGTTATGTCGGCTACTTACCGCCAGTCGGCTGTAGTTACGCCCGAAAAACTACAGACCGACCCCGACAACCGCTTATTAGCTCGTGGGCCGCGCTACCGGATTCCGGCCGAATTTATCCGGGATCTGGTGCTATCCAGCAGTGGGTTGCTGAACGGAACGATTGGTGGCCCCAGCGTCAAACCCTATCAGCCACCGGGTTTGTGGGAGGGGTCTACATCGGGTAGGGGTCTGCTATCGATGTATACACAGGATCATGGCTCGAAGCTCTATCGTCGGGGCATGTATACCCTGATCAAGCGAACCAGCCCCCCGCCATCGATGGCTATTTTCGATGCCAGTAATCGGGATCTGTGCGAAGTGAAACGACTCAAGACCAATACACCGCTTCAGGCTTTAGTGATGCTTAACGATCCGGCCGTATTGGAGGCTTCGCGCGTATTGGCGGCCCGGTTATTGGCAGAAAAAGGGGCAATAAATGACAAAATCAACAAAGCGTTTCGGCTGATCGTAAGCCGGAAACCAACCGAAAAGGAAGTCACGATTTTAGCTTCATACTACGAAAAAGAGCGACAAAAGATCGACCGAAAAAAGGCAGAAAAGGTAATAGCCGTTGGCGAATACCCCATCCCGGCAAGCATTGATAAGAGTAAACTTGCCGCGTTGATGCGGGTTGTAACGACGATTTATAACCTGGAAGAAACCATCACAAAGTCCTGA
- a CDS encoding GNAT family N-acetyltransferase has product MELQIYQASGDEIQPFRVLFLQENNFQFVCNKCHQYGWADTYLFTINGIRVGYGSVWGTDRREDRDTIFEFYVIPPFRGFANLLFPQFCSVSGATFIESQSNDGLLSSMLYEYAQTINAEAILFDDYITTDLMVEDVIFRKRNTNDGMDDDSPYVLELSNDIVASGGLMLNYNMPFADIYMQVNEPFRRQGLGSFMVQELKKEAYRMGRVPAARCSISNRISKATLVKAGLRVCGFRLKGTIVTT; this is encoded by the coding sequence ATGGAACTACAGATTTACCAAGCTTCAGGCGATGAAATTCAGCCCTTTCGGGTCTTATTTCTTCAGGAAAATAACTTCCAGTTTGTTTGCAACAAATGCCATCAGTATGGTTGGGCCGATACTTACCTATTTACGATCAATGGCATCAGAGTAGGCTATGGATCTGTATGGGGCACAGATCGTCGCGAGGACCGGGATACTATTTTTGAGTTCTATGTTATTCCTCCGTTTAGAGGATTTGCCAATCTGCTTTTTCCCCAATTCTGTTCGGTTTCTGGAGCTACATTTATCGAAAGCCAAAGTAACGATGGGCTATTGTCGTCGATGCTCTACGAATACGCACAAACTATTAATGCCGAAGCGATCCTGTTCGATGATTATATCACCACTGATCTTATGGTTGAGGACGTCATTTTCCGTAAGCGAAATACTAACGATGGTATGGATGATGATAGCCCGTATGTACTTGAACTGAGTAATGACATAGTCGCCAGCGGAGGTCTGATGCTGAATTATAACATGCCGTTTGCGGACATTTACATGCAGGTGAATGAGCCGTTTCGGCGGCAGGGACTGGGCAGTTTTATGGTGCAGGAATTAAAAAAAGAAGCGTATCGAATGGGCCGGGTGCCTGCCGCCCGATGTTCCATAAGTAATCGCATCTCGAAAGCCACTTTAGTAAAGGCGGGCTTGCGGGTCTGTGGATTTCGGCTCAAAGGGACTATTGTAACTACGTAG
- a CDS encoding PDZ domain-containing protein: MRALVLLLSFWIVGPAASATEPAIGNDDTYGFFFTHHRTSTRIPFQFQSNLIIISVCVNDADSLRLIVDTGVSHTIITDRRVFTKRPPTLARQIKIAGVGEGNSLTASVAINNTLSLGDLRSGHHNLVILDEDVLKLSEYAGMAVHGLIGYELFANLVVTIDFQRREMILMQPEQYHYHRRKGERYPITILERKAYTDALSIFDGARFQPLRVVLDTGAGQALLLNRFNRSALIPLPDKMVQVPLGSGFTGLISGTIGRFQKVCFGRYQLADMIVSFPDSSNFDLKLTGMPERQGNIGCELLRRFRVTFNYPGQFIVLKPVKRLMNERFEHDMSGLELRAKGDNLHTYFVNKIIRNSPAEQAGLRPGDELRMIDNIPATTLSISEIYRMLQAGEGKSIGLVIQRNRQQLTVRFMLKRLI; the protein is encoded by the coding sequence ATGAGAGCGCTGGTTTTATTATTGTCTTTCTGGATTGTCGGCCCGGCTGCTTCAGCGACCGAGCCAGCAATCGGCAATGACGACACCTACGGTTTCTTCTTTACACACCACCGCACCTCGACGCGCATTCCGTTTCAATTTCAGTCGAATCTAATCATTATATCCGTTTGCGTGAACGACGCCGACAGTTTACGATTGATTGTCGACACGGGTGTCAGCCATACCATCATTACCGACCGTCGTGTATTCACAAAACGGCCGCCTACATTGGCCCGTCAGATTAAAATTGCCGGTGTTGGCGAAGGAAACTCACTAACGGCCTCGGTGGCTATCAACAATACCCTGAGTCTGGGTGATTTACGGTCAGGACACCACAACCTGGTTATTCTGGACGAAGATGTATTGAAGCTATCGGAGTACGCTGGCATGGCCGTTCACGGTCTGATTGGCTATGAACTCTTCGCTAATCTGGTGGTAACGATTGACTTTCAGCGCCGGGAGATGATTCTGATGCAACCTGAGCAGTATCACTATCACCGTCGAAAAGGCGAACGCTATCCGATTACGATTCTGGAACGAAAAGCATACACGGATGCACTGTCGATTTTTGATGGAGCCCGGTTTCAACCGCTCCGGGTGGTGCTGGATACGGGCGCGGGACAGGCGTTGTTACTCAATCGGTTTAACCGAAGCGCCCTGATACCGCTACCCGACAAAATGGTTCAGGTCCCGTTGGGATCGGGTTTCACCGGACTTATATCGGGTACCATCGGGCGTTTTCAAAAAGTATGTTTTGGCCGCTACCAACTGGCCGACATGATCGTTTCGTTTCCCGACAGTTCGAATTTTGACTTAAAATTAACTGGAATGCCTGAGCGACAGGGCAATATAGGTTGTGAACTACTGCGCCGGTTTCGTGTGACGTTCAATTATCCAGGCCAGTTCATTGTCCTGAAACCGGTCAAACGATTGATGAATGAGCGTTTTGAGCACGACATGAGTGGTCTGGAACTGCGGGCGAAGGGAGATAATCTTCATACTTATTTCGTGAATAAAATCATTCGTAATTCCCCGGCCGAACAAGCCGGATTACGGCCCGGCGACGAATTGCGAATGATCGATAACATTCCGGCAACTACGTTGAGTATCAGTGAGATTTACCGGATGCTTCAGGCTGGTGAGGGAAAATCGATTGGGTTGGTTATTCAGCGTAACCGCCAGCAATTGACCGTTCGATTTATGCTTAAACGGCTTATTTAA
- a CDS encoding sensor histidine kinase, which yields MPHSQPIYREVAIHVVAWLCYINLQVLAVDQFGQQYTEHLLIALSELPAQLLFTYTTLYWLIPTYLLRLRYLYFSLLTLLVLAICGVLYWLGYYYLFLAPFDPGKLEQETPFDPSRLILSSFYMLCTSGLLIAFHMIRYGFRQQRLNQQLIIANQTVELKSLKDQINPHFLFNTLNNLYGLTSSNPEKAGEVVLRLSQLMQYMLYEGSQTRVPLREEIGYLQNYLALERIRYGQELHLAFHVSGDTAGVQVAPLLLLPFVENAFKHGLSRQLSEAWLQIQLTVNQNELIFKVENSKPVSTGQATSSGIGLPNVAKRLQLIYPDRHRLRQLDGVDSFLTTLTIELTPIDFTPTKGHENQVFTSRR from the coding sequence ATGCCTCATTCTCAGCCGATCTATCGGGAAGTTGCGATTCATGTTGTAGCCTGGCTGTGCTATATTAACCTTCAGGTATTGGCGGTCGATCAGTTCGGGCAGCAATACACCGAGCATCTGCTGATTGCGTTATCGGAGTTGCCAGCTCAGCTTCTGTTCACGTATACTACCCTTTACTGGCTTATTCCAACCTATCTGTTAAGGCTTCGATACCTTTACTTTAGCCTCTTAACCCTGCTAGTGCTGGCTATTTGCGGGGTGCTTTACTGGCTGGGTTATTATTACCTGTTTCTAGCCCCGTTTGATCCGGGAAAACTCGAACAGGAAACACCCTTCGATCCTAGCCGCCTGATTCTTTCCAGCTTTTATATGCTATGTACCAGCGGCCTGTTGATTGCTTTCCATATGATTCGGTATGGTTTTCGGCAGCAGCGGCTAAATCAGCAGTTGATAATTGCCAATCAGACCGTTGAGCTAAAATCGCTGAAGGACCAGATCAATCCGCACTTTTTGTTCAATACTCTCAACAATCTGTATGGCCTAACCAGCAGCAATCCCGAAAAAGCGGGCGAGGTGGTTCTGCGGTTGTCGCAGTTGATGCAGTATATGCTCTACGAGGGTAGCCAGACGCGGGTGCCCCTGCGGGAAGAAATCGGCTATTTACAGAATTACCTGGCCTTGGAACGGATACGCTACGGTCAGGAATTACACCTGGCTTTTCATGTCAGTGGGGATACAGCGGGCGTACAGGTTGCACCTTTGCTGTTGCTGCCGTTTGTCGAAAATGCGTTCAAACACGGCCTGAGTCGTCAGCTCAGCGAGGCCTGGCTTCAAATTCAGCTGACTGTGAATCAGAACGAATTGATCTTTAAAGTCGAAAATAGCAAACCGGTGTCGACCGGCCAGGCAACCTCCTCCGGCATCGGTCTGCCAAATGTCGCCAAACGATTGCAACTGATTTACCCCGATCGTCACCGGCTTCGGCAGCTGGACGGCGTAGATTCATTTTTAACCACACTAACGATCGAGTTAACCCCCATTGATTTCACTCCAACCAAAGGCCATGAAAATCAAGTGTTTACTAGTCGACGATGA
- a CDS encoding LytR/AlgR family response regulator transcription factor — translation MKIKCLLVDDEPIALDILAAYIQKVDVLELAGRCSSAVEAFTILQSKPVDLLFLDIQMPQLSGFELLRTLSNPPKTIITSAYREYALEGYELDVLDYLIKPVPFDRFIKAVGKMLTHRPSAPTSNQVADEEPFIFVREDRKLVRIDLRDILSLESLRDYVKIRTATQQVVTRQSIGYYEELLPAEQFIRIHRSFIVAVAKIKVITESHLDIPDQTLPIGRNYKQQVFEQLQVRHLLRKLPT, via the coding sequence ATGAAAATCAAGTGTTTACTAGTCGACGATGAACCCATTGCGCTGGATATACTGGCTGCCTACATTCAGAAAGTAGACGTTCTGGAGCTGGCAGGTCGATGCAGTTCAGCCGTGGAGGCTTTTACGATTTTGCAGAGTAAGCCGGTCGATCTGTTATTTCTGGATATTCAGATGCCTCAGCTTTCCGGCTTTGAGTTACTCCGGACGCTCTCCAATCCACCTAAAACAATCATTACCTCGGCTTATCGCGAATATGCCCTGGAAGGTTATGAACTGGATGTACTGGATTATTTAATCAAACCGGTGCCGTTTGATCGGTTCATTAAAGCGGTGGGTAAGATGCTCACTCACCGGCCTAGCGCACCCACGTCCAATCAAGTAGCCGATGAAGAGCCATTTATCTTTGTTCGGGAAGACCGTAAATTAGTGCGTATCGACCTGCGTGACATCCTATCACTTGAAAGTTTACGAGACTACGTCAAAATAAGAACGGCGACCCAGCAGGTCGTTACCCGCCAGTCGATCGGTTACTATGAGGAGCTATTACCAGCCGAACAGTTTATCCGTATTCATCGATCGTTCATTGTAGCTGTGGCTAAAATCAAGGTGATAACCGAAAGTCACCTTGATATTCCTGACCAGACGTTACCCATCGGTCGAAATTATAAGCAGCAGGTATTCGAACAGTTGCAGGTTCGGCATCTCCTTCGTAAGCTTCCTACCTAA
- a CDS encoding DegT/DnrJ/EryC1/StrS family aminotransferase, which produces MPSIAQLAIDGGEKAVKTNFPWPIYDGQDVQAVADVVRSGQWGNPDCAGAVAEFEQQFAEYCGSKYAISCVNGSVSLRLALIACGVRPGDEVIVPPYTFIATASVVLEVNCVPVFVDIDPNTYNLDPKALEAAITERTKVIIPVHFAGLPCDMDAILDIANRHKLRVVEDAAHAHGAEYKGKKLGAIGDAGSFSFQSSKNLTSGEGGMVITNDDALYETMNSLRNVGRLPSGQWYDHFNPGCNYRITQLQAVLLSEQLKRLDEQTHIRNENGLYLDNLLADIEGITPLSRELVDIRHSYHLYIFKYNKAKFNQMPKQAFVAMLAAEGLPCSPGYPHPLYKQPVFQQKNWMCYAIPDSVDYSQVYCPVAEHACADEAIWIFQQAMLGTKSDMDSFAEAIRKVQHAINK; this is translated from the coding sequence ATGCCCTCGATAGCACAATTGGCCATAGACGGTGGCGAAAAGGCCGTTAAAACCAACTTTCCCTGGCCGATCTACGACGGGCAGGATGTGCAGGCGGTAGCCGATGTCGTGCGTAGCGGCCAATGGGGTAATCCTGATTGCGCCGGGGCTGTAGCAGAATTTGAGCAGCAGTTTGCCGAGTATTGTGGCAGTAAATACGCCATAAGTTGCGTAAACGGTTCGGTTTCTCTTCGCTTGGCGTTAATTGCCTGTGGTGTCCGTCCCGGCGATGAAGTCATTGTGCCACCCTATACATTTATCGCTACCGCTTCGGTAGTACTGGAGGTCAACTGCGTACCCGTCTTTGTCGACATCGACCCCAACACCTATAACCTCGATCCGAAAGCGCTAGAAGCCGCCATTACAGAGCGGACAAAGGTCATCATTCCGGTCCATTTTGCCGGACTGCCCTGCGATATGGACGCGATTCTGGACATAGCCAATCGACATAAGTTACGGGTAGTTGAAGATGCGGCTCATGCACACGGGGCCGAATACAAAGGTAAAAAACTGGGCGCGATTGGCGATGCGGGCAGTTTCAGCTTTCAGTCGTCTAAAAATCTGACGTCTGGCGAAGGCGGCATGGTCATCACCAACGACGATGCGCTTTATGAAACCATGAACTCCCTGCGGAATGTTGGACGGCTCCCGAGCGGCCAATGGTACGACCATTTCAATCCGGGCTGCAACTACCGCATTACCCAACTACAAGCCGTTTTACTCAGCGAACAACTCAAGCGACTTGACGAACAAACCCATATCCGAAACGAAAATGGGCTTTATTTAGACAATCTGCTGGCTGATATAGAGGGCATTACACCCCTAAGCCGGGAGCTGGTTGATATTCGCCACTCCTATCACCTCTATATTTTCAAATACAACAAAGCGAAGTTCAATCAGATGCCCAAGCAGGCGTTTGTGGCAATGCTGGCGGCTGAAGGTCTCCCCTGTTCACCGGGTTATCCGCACCCGCTTTATAAACAACCCGTTTTTCAGCAAAAAAACTGGATGTGCTACGCCATTCCCGACTCGGTCGATTATTCGCAGGTCTACTGCCCGGTTGCCGAACATGCCTGCGCCGACGAAGCCATCTGGATTTTTCAGCAGGCTATGCTGGGTACGAAGAGCGACATGGACTCCTTTGCCGAAGCCATCCGTAAAGTTCAGCATGCCATTAACAAATAG
- a CDS encoding RpnC/YadD family protein has protein sequence MKRDDTLWKAILEDVFDDFLRFFFPNANELFLLENDDETRRIDYLDKELEQLFPPEQDTYAPRYVDKLVKVFIREKGLPHEQWILIHIEIQGYKDPRFAERMFQYYYRIFDKYRQPITAFAIFTDGRKGYHPSKYEQSYLGTQLSYQYNTYKIHEQSEADLLASTNPFALVILTVKAALKAKNLTDEELLELKLRIAKVLLSSQISKGKIRSLMNFLRYYVRLENPETNRKFEREIEAITQKNTTMGIEQFLLERAKKEGIEQGADQEKRVLVARLLAKTSFTSEQIADILEVNVAFVDQVRKDTLPESGSNDVA, from the coding sequence ATGAAACGCGATGATACTCTGTGGAAAGCCATACTGGAAGATGTTTTCGATGACTTTCTGCGGTTTTTCTTTCCGAATGCCAATGAGTTATTCTTATTGGAAAATGACGATGAAACCCGCCGGATTGACTACCTCGACAAAGAATTAGAACAATTGTTTCCGCCTGAACAGGACACCTACGCACCCCGTTATGTGGATAAGCTGGTAAAAGTATTTATCCGCGAAAAAGGGCTGCCTCATGAACAATGGATACTTATTCACATTGAAATTCAGGGGTATAAAGATCCTCGCTTTGCCGAACGGATGTTCCAGTATTATTACCGTATTTTTGACAAATACCGCCAGCCCATCACAGCCTTTGCCATTTTCACGGATGGTCGCAAAGGCTACCATCCCAGCAAATATGAGCAATCCTATCTGGGTACTCAACTGAGTTATCAATACAATACCTATAAAATTCACGAACAGAGTGAAGCCGATTTATTGGCCAGTACCAATCCCTTTGCGCTGGTCATCCTGACGGTTAAAGCCGCCCTAAAAGCCAAAAACTTAACCGACGAGGAATTGCTAGAGCTTAAGCTGCGAATAGCTAAAGTATTGTTAAGCAGCCAGATATCGAAAGGCAAAATAAGAAGTCTGATGAACTTTCTTCGTTATTATGTCCGCTTGGAAAACCCGGAAACGAACCGTAAGTTTGAAAGAGAAATTGAAGCAATCACACAAAAAAATACGACAATGGGTATTGAGCAATTTCTGTTGGAGAGGGCTAAAAAAGAAGGGATTGAACAAGGGGCAGATCAGGAGAAACGAGTACTTGTGGCTCGACTTCTGGCGAAAACCAGCTTTACCAGCGAACAGATTGCTGATATTCTGGAAGTGAACGTTGCGTTTGTTGATCAGGTTAGAAAAGACACACTACCTGAATCTGGAAGCAATGATGTGGCCTAG